The Microbulbifer sp. YPW1 genome contains a region encoding:
- a CDS encoding acyl-CoA dehydrogenase family protein — MNNKYTPEEQAFRSEVRQFLKEKLPQDIQRKTLLGMHLEKEDCVRWQKILHEQGWAAVNWPEEHGGTGWTATQKNIFETECALAGAPEVVPFGMKMVAPVIFTFGSKEQQQRFLPDILASNVWWCQGYSEPNAGSDLASLKTTAHRDGDHYVVNGTKTWTTLAQYADWIFCLVRTGGPQEKNQTAISFLLIDMRTPGISLSPILTLDGYREVNEVHFDNVRVPVENRIGEEGKGWTYAKVLLTHERTNIARVAHSRCQLQRARELASETPDGNANLIDNPIFAHKFAEIEIELLALEYTELRTLDAIRTGQAPGPESSILKIKGTELAQAIDELHAEIAAYGGLPYAPWQLEEDFDGARVGSDSAINSWLRYFNNRKSSIYGGSNEIQKNIICKAVLGL, encoded by the coding sequence GTGAACAATAAGTACACGCCGGAAGAGCAGGCGTTTCGCAGTGAAGTGCGGCAGTTTCTCAAGGAGAAACTACCGCAGGATATCCAGCGAAAGACTCTGCTGGGCATGCATCTGGAAAAGGAAGACTGCGTGCGCTGGCAGAAAATTCTGCACGAGCAGGGATGGGCCGCGGTGAACTGGCCCGAAGAGCACGGCGGAACCGGATGGACCGCGACCCAGAAGAACATCTTCGAAACCGAATGCGCCCTGGCGGGTGCCCCCGAGGTCGTCCCCTTCGGTATGAAAATGGTGGCGCCGGTTATTTTCACCTTCGGCAGTAAAGAGCAGCAACAACGCTTCCTACCCGATATCCTGGCCAGTAACGTATGGTGGTGTCAGGGCTACTCTGAACCCAATGCGGGCTCCGACCTCGCCTCCCTGAAAACCACGGCACACCGCGACGGTGACCACTATGTGGTGAACGGCACCAAGACCTGGACCACCCTGGCGCAGTACGCGGACTGGATCTTTTGCCTGGTGCGCACCGGCGGGCCGCAGGAGAAAAACCAGACGGCGATCAGTTTCCTGCTGATCGATATGCGCACACCGGGTATCAGCCTGTCCCCTATCCTCACCCTGGACGGCTATCGGGAAGTCAATGAAGTGCACTTCGACAATGTCCGGGTACCGGTGGAAAACCGGATCGGCGAAGAAGGTAAAGGCTGGACTTATGCCAAGGTTCTGCTCACCCACGAACGCACCAATATTGCCCGCGTAGCCCACTCTCGCTGCCAGCTACAGCGCGCCCGCGAACTCGCCAGTGAAACCCCGGACGGCAACGCGAACTTGATCGATAACCCGATCTTTGCTCACAAGTTTGCAGAGATCGAAATTGAATTGCTGGCACTCGAATATACCGAGCTGCGCACCCTGGACGCGATCCGCACCGGGCAGGCACCGGGCCCGGAATCCTCGATTCTGAAAATCAAAGGCACCGAACTGGCCCAGGCCATTGACGAACTACATGCGGAAATCGCCGCATACGGCGGACTACCCTATGCCCCATGGCAGCTAGAGGAGGACTTCGACGGTGCGCGGGTTGGCAGCGATAGCGCCATCAACAGCTGGCTGCGTTACTTCAACAACCGCAAATCATCCATTTACGGCGGCAGTAACGAGATCCAGAAAAATATCATCTGCAAGGCCGTGCTGGGCCTGTAA
- a CDS encoding acyl-CoA dehydrogenase family protein: MDFSLSEEQQLLRDSVTRFIRQDYGFEARQKTVTSNAPFSQAYWQTFAELGWLLVPFSEDEGGLGGSAVDLMVVMEEFGKGMVVEPLLASAILAGGLIAEAGSESQKSDWLTPLMEGNLQLAFAFAESRSRFDLGRLDTTANTDGDDLILNGHKTVVLNGAAADTLVVSARTATAENGGVSLLLVDAGTPGVTRNNYKTVDGHNAAEIYFDQVRVPRANLLGTEGQALPVIEKIIDRATFAICAEAVGAMESALEKTVEYTKTRKQFGVSISSFQALQHRMAEMFIECQQARSILMMAAMELDAGNGVAPKAVSAAKSRIGKAARHVGQEAVQIHGGIGVTDELDVAHLFKRLTTIQHLFGSTDFHTQRFIKA, from the coding sequence ATGGATTTTTCATTGAGCGAAGAACAACAACTACTGCGCGATAGCGTCACCCGCTTTATCCGACAGGACTACGGGTTTGAAGCCCGGCAGAAAACGGTTACCAGTAACGCACCTTTCAGCCAGGCATACTGGCAGACGTTTGCCGAGCTGGGCTGGCTGCTGGTGCCCTTCTCAGAAGACGAGGGCGGCCTCGGTGGCTCGGCCGTCGATCTCATGGTGGTAATGGAAGAATTCGGCAAAGGCATGGTGGTTGAACCGCTGCTGGCAAGCGCCATCCTCGCCGGCGGTTTGATCGCAGAAGCGGGCAGCGAGTCCCAGAAAAGCGACTGGCTGACACCCCTGATGGAGGGCAATCTGCAGCTCGCCTTTGCCTTTGCGGAATCGCGAAGCCGCTTTGATCTCGGCCGGCTGGACACCACCGCAAATACGGATGGCGATGACCTGATCCTGAATGGCCACAAAACCGTGGTATTGAATGGCGCTGCCGCAGATACCCTGGTGGTATCCGCCCGCACAGCCACGGCCGAAAACGGTGGTGTTAGCCTGCTGCTGGTGGATGCGGGGACGCCGGGCGTCACGCGCAACAACTACAAAACGGTGGACGGCCACAACGCCGCAGAGATCTATTTCGATCAGGTCAGGGTTCCGCGTGCCAATCTCCTGGGCACCGAGGGCCAGGCGCTGCCCGTTATCGAGAAGATCATCGATCGGGCCACCTTCGCCATCTGTGCTGAAGCGGTCGGCGCCATGGAGAGCGCGCTTGAAAAAACCGTGGAATACACCAAGACCCGCAAGCAGTTCGGCGTCAGCATCTCAAGCTTTCAGGCCCTGCAGCACCGCATGGCGGAAATGTTTATCGAATGTCAGCAGGCCCGCTCAATCCTGATGATGGCGGCCATGGAGCTGGACGCCGGTAACGGGGTTGCGCCAAAGGCGGTCTCCGCGGCCAAGAGCCGTATCGGTAAAGCCGCCCGTCATGTGGGGCAGGAAGCTGTGCAGATACACGGGGGAATCGGAGTGACCGACGAGCTGGATGTGGCACACCTGTTCAAGCGCCTCACCACTATCCAGCACCTGTTCGGCAGCACGGATTTTCACACCCAGCGCTTTATCAAAGCCTGA
- the pdxH gene encoding pyridoxamine 5'-phosphate oxidase: MEIDQWRRDYLRGGLQRSDLAEDPISQFRAWLEEVVKADISDPSAVCLSTADASGQPSQRIVLLKGFGEHGFVFYTNLKSQKAWDITANPKVSLLFPWHFLERQVIVRGTAELLSDAEADAYFRSRPRDSQIAAWASHQSDAIVSRKLLEENFEACRQRFDGQDVPRPEFWGGYRVQPHAVEFWQGRASRLHDRFVYRALEGGEWQVERLSP; this comes from the coding sequence ATGGAAATTGATCAGTGGCGACGGGACTACCTGCGCGGCGGGCTGCAGCGAAGCGATCTGGCGGAGGATCCCATCAGCCAGTTTCGCGCCTGGCTAGAAGAGGTGGTGAAGGCCGATATTTCCGACCCCAGTGCAGTGTGCCTGAGTACCGCAGATGCGAGCGGCCAGCCTTCTCAGCGCATTGTCTTGTTGAAGGGATTCGGTGAGCACGGCTTCGTTTTCTATACCAACCTGAAAAGCCAGAAAGCGTGGGATATTACCGCCAATCCCAAGGTGTCGTTGCTGTTTCCCTGGCATTTTCTCGAGCGCCAGGTGATTGTGCGCGGCACCGCTGAGCTGTTGAGTGACGCTGAAGCGGATGCGTATTTCAGAAGCCGTCCGCGAGACAGCCAGATTGCCGCCTGGGCGTCACACCAGAGCGATGCCATTGTTTCGCGAAAATTACTGGAGGAAAACTTTGAGGCCTGTCGCCAGAGGTTTGATGGCCAGGACGTGCCGCGCCCCGAATTCTGGGGTGGCTACCGGGTTCAACCCCATGCGGTGGAGTTCTGGCAGGGGCGTGCGTCGCGCTTGCATGACCGTTTTGTGTACCGTGCTTTGGAAGGTGGCGAGTGGCAGGTCGAGCGGTTGAGCCCCTGA
- a CDS encoding 5-guanidino-2-oxopentanoate decarboxylase — protein MHTAEHQDPQNPSCAQVLMHLLRQYDVDTVFGIPGVHTIELYRGLPGSGLTHITPRHEQGAAFMADGYARASGNPGVCFLITGPGVTNAATAMAQAYSDSIPMLVISAVNRREDLGMGRGRLHELPRQQDVSRGFCIWQHALTSAQQLPEVLARAFQLMRGSRPGPVHIEIPIDLFPAPMPGQLTDYRAAPAPSLPGTDSNTIDTAADWLSSAEKPVILLGGGAQRCGKAATELAEKLAAPVFESLAAKGIVDERHPLCGGANLSFACVRERIESADVVLAVGTELAETDRNLVRENYQFRGKLIRVDIDPAQLVCNAQPDLAICADAGITLASLSDAVTDSGEPRRQSAAAEVESLLHACRTEWWPGSEERLPWVQALRDALPAEGILVTDSTQLAYNTNHALPLYQARSHITCTTGYGTLGFALPAAIGAALASPRPVIGLIGDGGIMFTLGELAAAVEQKLALPILVWNNSGYGEIRDFMDEAAVEQEGVNLHAPDFVTLARAFGAEGCRIDRPEQLSEAVAEAFARKGPTLIEITAP, from the coding sequence ATGCACACGGCTGAACATCAAGATCCACAAAACCCCTCCTGCGCCCAGGTACTGATGCACCTGCTGCGCCAGTACGACGTCGATACCGTATTCGGTATTCCCGGCGTGCACACCATTGAACTGTACCGGGGCCTGCCCGGCAGTGGCTTGACCCATATCACGCCACGCCACGAACAGGGTGCGGCCTTTATGGCGGATGGATATGCGCGCGCCAGCGGTAACCCGGGGGTTTGCTTCCTGATTACCGGCCCGGGGGTAACCAATGCTGCAACGGCCATGGCGCAGGCCTACTCCGACTCCATTCCCATGCTGGTAATCAGTGCCGTCAACCGTCGCGAGGACCTCGGCATGGGCCGCGGTCGCCTGCATGAACTGCCGCGACAGCAGGACGTGAGCCGCGGTTTCTGCATCTGGCAGCACGCACTGACCAGCGCACAGCAACTGCCGGAAGTGCTCGCGCGTGCTTTCCAGTTGATGCGCGGCAGTCGACCGGGCCCGGTGCATATCGAAATCCCCATCGACCTGTTTCCGGCGCCCATGCCCGGGCAACTGACAGATTACCGCGCCGCCCCGGCACCGAGCCTGCCGGGCACTGACAGCAATACGATTGACACCGCCGCCGATTGGCTGAGTTCAGCAGAAAAGCCTGTGATCCTGCTCGGCGGAGGCGCACAGCGGTGCGGCAAAGCCGCCACTGAACTGGCAGAAAAACTCGCCGCACCGGTATTCGAATCCCTCGCCGCCAAAGGCATCGTAGACGAACGCCATCCCCTGTGTGGCGGCGCCAACCTGAGCTTTGCCTGTGTGCGCGAGCGCATCGAATCTGCCGACGTGGTACTCGCCGTCGGTACCGAGCTGGCGGAAACCGACCGCAATCTGGTGCGTGAAAACTACCAGTTCCGCGGCAAACTCATCCGGGTGGATATCGACCCCGCACAACTGGTGTGCAATGCGCAGCCGGACCTCGCTATCTGCGCGGATGCGGGCATCACCCTCGCGAGTCTCTCTGATGCGGTCACCGATAGTGGGGAACCCCGCCGCCAGTCGGCCGCGGCAGAAGTGGAATCCCTGCTGCATGCGTGTCGCACAGAGTGGTGGCCTGGATCCGAGGAGCGCTTACCCTGGGTACAGGCCCTACGCGATGCGCTGCCTGCAGAGGGCATTCTGGTAACCGACTCTACTCAGCTGGCCTACAACACCAACCACGCCCTGCCCCTGTACCAGGCGCGCAGCCACATCACCTGCACTACCGGCTACGGCACACTGGGTTTCGCACTGCCTGCCGCCATCGGCGCAGCCCTGGCGAGCCCGCGCCCGGTGATCGGACTGATTGGCGACGGCGGTATTATGTTCACCCTCGGTGAACTTGCTGCGGCGGTGGAGCAGAAACTGGCACTGCCAATCTTGGTATGGAACAACAGCGGCTACGGTGAGATCCGCGACTTTATGGATGAAGCCGCGGTTGAACAGGAAGGCGTCAATCTGCACGCACCGGATTTTGTCACCCTCGCCCGCGCTTTCGGTGCCGAGGGCTGTCGCATTGATCGCCCGGAACAATTGAGCGAAGCGGTGGCGGAAGCATTCGCGCGCAAGGGCCCGACATTGATCGAGATCACCGCCCCTTGA
- a CDS encoding aldehyde dehydrogenase family protein — protein MDVSKLNTQQLYINGEWRDSKGGSLHPVINPATEETLCEVIQGTLEDVDDAVAAAKAAFKEWRHSRAAKRQALMHAIADGMEARKQDLIDAVSQALGCPPHITEWLHIDGPIYAMRYYADRAALMEETEKAGHSVVLKEPVGVCGFITPWNYPLHQFVGKVAPALAAGCTMIQKPSELTPLQDYVMAEIIDAAGLPAGVFNLVPGAGPIVGAALSSHVDIDMVSFTGSTRAGIEVAKSAAPTVKRVTQELGGKSPLIITPGADLEAAVRWGCEDVFINTGQTCTALTRMLVPAERYEEAVDIAKKVAEEVAIGTGSDDFMGPLSSARQRDIVRGYIDKGIAEGARLVAGGSEPPENFPSGFYVKPTVFADVTNDMAIAREEIFGPVTCMIPYKDMDEAIAIANDTEYGLSSGVWAKDAEAAMPVVRRIEAGLCFVNGGEFNYDAPFGGVKRSGNGREFGAAGLDEFIELKSVQLPG, from the coding sequence ATGGACGTATCAAAACTCAACACGCAACAGCTCTACATCAATGGCGAGTGGCGCGATTCCAAGGGCGGCAGCCTGCATCCCGTCATCAACCCCGCCACCGAAGAAACCCTGTGCGAGGTAATCCAGGGCACACTCGAAGATGTGGATGATGCAGTAGCCGCCGCCAAAGCTGCATTCAAGGAATGGCGCCACAGCCGCGCTGCCAAACGCCAGGCCCTGATGCACGCCATCGCCGACGGCATGGAAGCGCGTAAACAGGACCTGATCGATGCCGTATCCCAGGCCCTTGGCTGCCCACCACACATTACCGAATGGCTGCATATCGACGGCCCCATCTACGCCATGCGCTACTACGCCGACCGCGCCGCACTGATGGAGGAAACCGAAAAAGCCGGCCACTCCGTGGTACTGAAAGAACCGGTAGGCGTGTGCGGGTTTATCACCCCCTGGAACTACCCCCTGCACCAGTTCGTGGGCAAAGTGGCCCCGGCCCTCGCCGCCGGCTGCACCATGATCCAGAAGCCCTCGGAACTCACCCCGCTTCAGGATTACGTGATGGCAGAAATCATCGACGCCGCCGGCCTGCCCGCCGGTGTTTTCAACCTGGTGCCCGGTGCCGGGCCGATCGTTGGCGCAGCGCTGTCCAGCCACGTGGATATCGACATGGTGTCCTTCACCGGCTCCACCCGCGCCGGTATCGAAGTGGCCAAATCCGCGGCCCCCACGGTCAAGCGGGTTACCCAGGAGCTGGGCGGCAAGTCGCCGTTGATCATTACCCCCGGTGCCGACCTGGAAGCCGCCGTGCGCTGGGGCTGTGAAGATGTCTTCATCAACACCGGACAAACCTGCACCGCCCTGACCCGCATGCTGGTACCCGCCGAACGTTACGAGGAAGCGGTAGACATCGCCAAGAAAGTCGCCGAAGAAGTCGCCATCGGCACCGGCAGCGACGACTTTATGGGCCCCCTCTCCTCTGCCCGCCAGCGCGACATCGTGCGCGGCTATATCGACAAAGGTATCGCCGAAGGCGCCCGCCTGGTTGCCGGTGGCAGTGAACCACCCGAGAACTTTCCCAGCGGCTTCTACGTGAAACCCACGGTCTTTGCCGATGTCACCAACGACATGGCCATCGCCCGCGAAGAAATCTTCGGCCCCGTTACCTGCATGATTCCCTACAAGGACATGGACGAAGCCATCGCCATTGCCAACGACACCGAGTACGGTCTCTCCAGCGGCGTCTGGGCCAAAGACGCCGAGGCAGCGATGCCCGTCGTGCGCCGCATTGAAGCCGGCCTCTGCTTCGTCAACGGCGGTGAATTCAATTACGACGCACCCTTCGGCGGCGTAAAGCGCTCTGGCAATGGGCGTGAATTTGGCGCAGCGGGCCTGGACGAGTTCATTGAACTGAAATCCGTGCAGCTTCCCGGATAA
- a CDS encoding glycine C-acetyltransferase, with amino-acid sequence MSKPEQFFQHLRDELKQIEADGLYKRERIITSQQSAEIQVNNDSQVLNFCANNYLGLANHPDLIQAAKDGLDQYGFGMASVRFICGTQDIHKALEFQLSEFLQTEDTILYTSCFDANGGLFETLLGPDDAIISDALNHASIIDGVRLCKAKRFRYANNDLADLEEQLKAADAAGAKTKLIATDGVFSMDGVIADLKGICDLADKYNALVMVDDSHAVGFLGQHGRGTHEYCDVVERVDIITGTLGKALGGASGGFTSGRKEIIDLLRQRSRPYLFSNSVAPAIVTASLKVLDMLVEGGELRDQLQENSQYFRKRMTEAGFTLAGADHAIIPVMIGDAALAQKMADKMLEKGIYVVGFFYPVVPKGQARIRTQMSAAHTREQLDRCIDAFIEVGKELEII; translated from the coding sequence ATGTCCAAGCCCGAGCAATTTTTCCAGCACCTGCGCGATGAACTGAAGCAGATCGAAGCCGACGGTCTCTACAAGCGCGAGCGCATCATTACCTCCCAGCAGAGTGCCGAGATCCAGGTCAACAACGACAGCCAGGTACTCAACTTCTGCGCCAACAACTACCTCGGGCTCGCCAACCACCCCGACCTGATCCAGGCCGCCAAAGATGGCCTCGACCAGTACGGCTTCGGCATGGCCTCCGTGCGCTTTATCTGCGGCACCCAGGACATTCACAAGGCTCTGGAATTCCAGCTCTCAGAATTTTTGCAGACAGAAGACACCATCCTTTACACCTCCTGTTTCGACGCCAACGGTGGCCTGTTCGAAACCCTGCTGGGCCCGGACGATGCCATCATCTCCGACGCCCTCAACCACGCCTCCATCATCGACGGCGTGCGCCTGTGTAAAGCCAAGCGCTTCCGCTATGCCAACAACGACCTGGCAGATCTCGAAGAGCAGCTGAAAGCCGCCGACGCCGCCGGTGCAAAAACCAAACTGATTGCCACCGATGGCGTCTTCTCCATGGACGGCGTCATCGCCGACCTCAAGGGTATCTGCGACCTCGCGGATAAATACAACGCCCTGGTCATGGTCGACGACTCCCACGCCGTCGGCTTCCTCGGCCAGCACGGCCGCGGCACCCACGAATACTGCGATGTCGTCGAGCGCGTCGACATCATTACCGGCACCCTCGGCAAAGCCCTGGGTGGCGCCTCCGGCGGCTTCACCTCCGGTCGCAAGGAAATCATCGACCTGCTGCGCCAGCGCTCGCGCCCTTACCTCTTCTCCAACTCCGTGGCGCCCGCCATCGTCACCGCGTCCCTGAAGGTGCTGGACATGCTGGTGGAAGGTGGAGAACTGCGGGACCAGCTGCAGGAAAACTCCCAGTACTTCCGCAAGCGTATGACCGAAGCAGGCTTCACCCTCGCCGGTGCCGACCACGCCATCATCCCGGTGATGATCGGCGACGCCGCCCTGGCCCAGAAAATGGCCGACAAGATGCTGGAGAAAGGTATCTACGTGGTCGGCTTCTTCTATCCCGTTGTGCCCAAGGGACAGGCCCGCATCCGCACCCAGATGTCCGCGGCGCACACCCGCGAACAGCTGGATCGCTGCATCGATGCATTTATTGAAGTCGGCAAAGAACTCGAGATTATCTAA
- the tdh gene encoding L-threonine 3-dehydrogenase, whose protein sequence is MKALSKLKSEPGIWMTDVEVPEPGHNDLLIKIRKTAICGTDMHIYNWDEWSQKTIPVPMVVGHEYVGEVVGMGQEVAGFKVGDRVSGEGHITCGHCRNCRAGRRHLCRNTYGVGVDRQGAFAEYLVIPALNAFKIPDNISDELASIFDPFGNAVHTALSFDLVGEDVLITGAGPIGIMAAAVARHVGARHVVITDINDYRLDLAKKMGATRTVNVSKEKLTDVMKDIGMTEGFDVGLEMSGVAVAFRDMLSAMNHGGKIAMLGIPPGEMAIDWSQVIFKGLILKGIYGREMFETWYKMASLIQSGLDLSPIITHQFSVDEFQTGFDTMGSGESGKVILNWQ, encoded by the coding sequence ATGAAAGCATTATCCAAACTCAAGTCTGAACCCGGCATCTGGATGACCGATGTCGAGGTACCGGAACCCGGGCACAACGACCTGCTGATCAAGATTCGCAAGACCGCCATCTGCGGTACCGATATGCACATCTACAACTGGGACGAGTGGTCACAGAAGACCATTCCGGTTCCGATGGTTGTAGGCCACGAATATGTGGGCGAAGTGGTCGGTATGGGCCAGGAAGTGGCCGGCTTCAAAGTGGGCGACCGCGTTTCCGGCGAAGGCCACATCACCTGTGGCCACTGTCGTAACTGCCGCGCCGGACGCCGCCATCTGTGCCGCAACACCTACGGCGTGGGCGTGGACCGCCAGGGTGCCTTCGCTGAGTACCTGGTGATCCCGGCACTGAATGCGTTCAAGATCCCGGACAATATTTCCGACGAACTGGCTTCCATCTTTGACCCGTTCGGCAATGCAGTGCACACCGCACTGTCGTTCGACCTGGTGGGTGAAGATGTCCTGATTACCGGTGCCGGCCCTATCGGTATTATGGCCGCAGCCGTCGCCCGTCATGTGGGTGCACGCCATGTAGTGATTACCGATATCAACGATTACCGCCTGGATCTGGCGAAGAAAATGGGCGCGACCCGCACCGTCAATGTCAGCAAGGAAAAGCTCACCGATGTGATGAAAGATATCGGCATGACCGAGGGCTTTGATGTTGGCCTGGAGATGTCCGGCGTTGCCGTGGCCTTCCGGGATATGCTCTCCGCCATGAACCACGGTGGCAAGATCGCGATGCTGGGGATTCCTCCGGGTGAAATGGCGATCGACTGGAGCCAGGTGATTTTCAAGGGCCTGATCCTGAAAGGTATCTACGGCCGGGAAATGTTCGAGACGTGGTACAAAATGGCCAGCCTGATTCAGTCCGGTCTCGACCTTTCCCCGATCATTACCCACCAGTTTTCCGTGGATGAGTTCCAGACTGGTTTTGACACCATGGGTTCAGGCGAGTCGGGCAAGGTTATTCTGAACTGGCAGTAG
- a CDS encoding phospholipase A has protein sequence MSCVWRKFSAALLQVFSAAALSAGLVSQAMADGSANMLPSMSALGAEVSSASETASENPLAGERQLAGREPVSTRGDSDSLAPQGTIPLVSDRIQAVRDAVNNPFSLASHKANYVLPIAYRDISEELFAAENRYGMQTVEPAEVQFQLSLQVPLWSGFLGADSFLSAAYTNRSFWQAYAQSGPFREINHEVELLATWTSNWHILGFRNVVSQAGISHQSNGRSGAYSRGWNRVFVDFTFENGGYFVGIKPWYRLSTDPDAGRGPDLDDHFGNFELSGGYRSGGYTSSIKVRNNLSSQNYGAIELNWKFPITTRVRGFVKYFDGYGESLIDYSVRVRTLGIGFELAPGFL, from the coding sequence ATGTCCTGTGTGTGGCGAAAATTTTCTGCGGCGTTATTGCAGGTTTTTTCAGCTGCGGCTTTGAGTGCTGGGTTGGTGTCGCAGGCAATGGCGGACGGATCTGCAAATATGTTGCCGAGTATGAGTGCCCTTGGTGCAGAGGTATCCTCCGCTTCGGAGACAGCCTCTGAGAACCCCCTGGCTGGTGAGCGGCAATTGGCCGGCCGGGAGCCAGTGTCTACACGTGGCGATAGCGATTCACTGGCGCCTCAGGGGACCATACCTTTGGTTAGCGATCGAATTCAGGCTGTTCGCGATGCGGTCAATAATCCATTTTCACTGGCCTCGCATAAGGCAAATTATGTGCTGCCTATCGCTTACCGGGATATTTCTGAAGAGCTGTTTGCAGCTGAGAACCGCTATGGAATGCAAACCGTGGAACCTGCAGAGGTGCAGTTTCAGCTTTCGCTTCAAGTGCCGCTGTGGAGCGGTTTTCTTGGGGCGGATTCATTTCTCAGCGCTGCTTATACCAACCGGAGCTTCTGGCAGGCCTATGCTCAGTCTGGCCCCTTTCGCGAAATTAATCATGAAGTGGAATTGTTGGCAACCTGGACAAGCAACTGGCACATTTTGGGTTTTCGGAATGTTGTTTCGCAGGCCGGCATAAGTCACCAGTCGAACGGCCGTAGCGGTGCTTACTCGCGAGGGTGGAATCGCGTGTTCGTTGACTTCACCTTTGAAAACGGCGGATATTTTGTCGGAATAAAGCCCTGGTACCGACTCTCAACGGATCCGGATGCGGGAAGAGGCCCCGATCTGGACGACCATTTTGGAAATTTTGAGCTGTCCGGGGGTTATCGATCGGGCGGTTACACCTCTTCGATAAAAGTACGTAACAACCTGAGTTCGCAAAACTATGGTGCGATTGAACTTAACTGGAAGTTTCCGATAACCACTCGAGTGCGCGGTTTTGTGAAATACTTTGACGGTTATGGAGAAAGTTTGATCGACTATTCAGTGCGTGTACGGACCCTGGGCATCGGCTTTGAGTTGGCTCCTGGTTTTCTTTAG
- a CDS encoding DUF2279 domain-containing protein, giving the protein MQCFAALRRYLFVLVSLWPHPVFAEFINWEGTKKSLFDAKYEIGAAVGGITYLGVKEWNWGSASFKFNDEGWFGMDTGSGGIDKLGHMYSSYLIAEAISNGLSRDNTPEFAATYSALWASSLMLYVEVFDGYSADHGFSYEDVILNSTGVAFSYLRTRYPRVKELLDYRLDYRPSEGMKGFHPVTDYSGMRYLLALKAAGIPALRDTPLKYLEFNLGYSARGFKASDAPYIPERKSELFVGISFNLDELLFKPFADQLGRVGTYASTLSHYYQPRGSYIKTTVHERD; this is encoded by the coding sequence ATGCAGTGTTTTGCAGCGCTACGCCGCTACTTATTCGTGCTGGTGTCTCTGTGGCCACACCCCGTCTTCGCCGAGTTCATCAACTGGGAAGGCACCAAAAAATCCCTATTTGACGCAAAATACGAAATTGGCGCTGCGGTTGGTGGAATTACCTACCTCGGTGTAAAGGAATGGAACTGGGGAAGCGCTTCGTTCAAATTCAACGACGAAGGGTGGTTTGGGATGGATACCGGCAGCGGCGGGATCGACAAACTAGGCCATATGTACTCCTCCTATCTGATTGCGGAAGCGATCAGTAATGGCCTGTCGCGTGACAACACCCCCGAGTTTGCAGCCACTTACAGTGCGCTATGGGCAAGCAGCCTGATGCTTTATGTGGAAGTCTTTGATGGATATTCCGCCGATCATGGATTCTCTTACGAAGACGTAATCCTGAACTCCACTGGCGTTGCGTTTTCTTACTTGAGAACCCGATACCCCAGAGTCAAGGAGCTTCTCGACTACCGATTAGATTACCGACCTTCCGAGGGCATGAAAGGCTTCCACCCTGTCACCGATTACAGCGGTATGCGCTACCTTCTTGCGCTAAAGGCGGCGGGAATACCCGCCTTGCGCGATACCCCGCTCAAATATCTGGAGTTTAACCTGGGCTATTCAGCACGGGGCTTCAAGGCATCGGATGCACCTTATATTCCAGAGCGCAAAAGCGAGCTTTTCGTAGGAATCAGTTTCAATCTGGATGAACTGTTATTCAAGCCATTTGCAGATCAGCTAGGCCGTGTAGGGACATATGCATCGACGCTTTCTCACTACTACCAGCCCCGGGGGAGCTATATTAAAACAACTGTGCATGAGCGGGACTGA